In Cryptococcus gattii WM276 chromosome A, complete sequence, one genomic interval encodes:
- a CDS encoding ARF guanyl-nucleotide exchange factor, putative (Similar to TIGR gene model, INSD accession AAW41140.1), with protein MDSNAEAGPSTLRPHRSSSPSTPTPLTPTSARAKRRSWFGLASPVILSKDKAKDKRRGSSNGTEELELRPVLNRRDNDTVKEARSEDAWKEEPKEREGCGSDDLLTIDGDLEKTVKKQKKKSGGADEPLILRMEDLGPKTPARTMSEKTLTVDDVMKTPHALTTRIFSRTTSGSDPFTAPDPPSDPELNSLPFNKSEGLLVNPAPRSSSLNMVPSSITSFDRDKTQPPVPVLVDRPLPPLPPPTPDNEVLKAPKAPSEIFITPSSPQKLKTTKRVHEERRSKSASGRSRSHSRGRATSTEPSKILGLGLPSVISGRSRSLSRSRPSSRSPSVSVQSPSPPPVPIKPQSVSSPFPSRPGTPNHKITFVEPEVIKSQALQKEDEPDKKTRIKRARSLSGLFGKSPPMVPSAKIGDADGQKNGEEETNGDQGGGGKLGVLEWFGMKKTVRRKASETRLRESRNELDDVQNVAGDSSRSPEGQTPQKGSTDQVNEGDQYSGQPGLSLPPTTDARHGTPKRLNSLFARRSSAKNEEEAEPLSIMVVPRTAHSCDSQSHPLTNVSQSSLQLPAVDPFSPDESSTWMSSPGIENGEMLFSPGSSTHWGPGVRPWMEAREHPVSSRSSVSSALDTLPEQGPPMRKRGPAKASAKVQEGRVRSFSDGPLPQRTSDHSPASSQHASNSPNFSSSPSVGPKTPVRPRMDSRTGSSNSAIIGRMKSVFSKSASRSRSNSLLRQDPSDVDEFGGVASQRMRPSASASSMRPSDTARDGAMIEDNVHLESQQEENQAVGRASRSSMTPSLSSNASSTRHSILGDSLHAHATASRQSRVRASTISLAPASYHFTPPSPSTFPTSATPPRRQSTIRRLSNGLFGSASSSPHHSALFPLPPRSSGSTSSIATGTQTFGQGWEDGSSGMLSPGVSPRPSLGSLAVKPNAMKQAAVPEGGESPKEWLDRALSTVGRCEIANVLASSGDALHVEALQMFMATFNFTHNALDIALRKLLMQISLPKETQQIDRVIEAFAKQYERCEPGLFGEKDNTYVLAFSMMMLHTDAFNKHNKNKMSKSDYVRNSRMEGVPSFVLEAFYDNITFTPFVFIEDDSDLKGTSGYTTPLNFGPSTPTFSNFLNGSNPPSKSSNKIDVYHLIVRDMLNHLRVDVGKEIPAENPFSCLGTRPILDFEGLSKTFASAHSLSIPLPQQKTARRNTLVTPGKRQAAKREKEPDMALRVTKVGLISRKDEAFSETGKKNRKWKSWSVILTQSQLLFFKDPMWALTLLEQARVTSENDKDSQLLLPRMTHFKPDEVFPVKDCIAVFDTSFTTYPNTFRFVISQHQQYLMQASDEFEMNEWISLINYASAFKSAGIKMRHGTMCKDQAVLAGAAAAASHRRDIREERHGSLDGASTPGRIAVFGDVDHTDQGKTSAHLQGDGVRGVDIDGANDSLQEGEQLEEVFGVVKAELAAGRGGAKTVGTGKQPDRSYSHASRLAIIRNHLRILREKVLPIESSIRSSLLLARNINILTPFQKSTRDRLASVIPSLARRTRTERIFLSKMQFWIDVLEYEADRAEREWKEVRHLALQAAARSLREEGVRGVVEDVARDEEGEDRGVPVLFLPDDRDEDAENEVTLLSMSPGELPIMFRRPSNGPNNVRSPTSRDTSSSRAASLLEESGGDRRQTVSSDYFLSPHETERRSSDVESAYSRAGTPDMNPNGYDGSRRERKDSEAGRSSGRNTPLMFVMESPMEIGYEGTQERFFKHTPVNRQNEKETGNKDESREGRDEVKEEEAEDWKDTKAATRVSLVRPGETRDWESMRKINAENKG; from the exons ATGGATAGTAACGCAGAGGCAGGTCCTTCCACACTGCGTCCACATCGATCATCCTCGCCCTCGACACCAACGCCCTTAACGCCTACGTCTGCTAGAGCGAAACGACGTTCATGGTTCGGCTTGGCTTCTCCAGTCATCCTGTCGAAAGATAAGGCGAAAGATAAGCGCCGTGGGAGCTCTAACGGCACTGAGGAATTAGAGCTCCGCCCTGTATTGAACAGGCGGGACAATGATACTGTGAAAGAAGCTAGATCAGAGGATGCGTGGAAGGAAGAGCCgaaagaaagggaagggtGCGGAAGCGATGATCTGCTTACGATTGATGGGGATCTGGAAAAGACTGTTaaaaagcaaaagaaaAAGTCCGGTGGTGCTGATGAGCCCCTGATATTGAGGATGGAAGACTTGGGTCCTAAAACACCTGCGAGAACAATGTCCGAAAAGACCTTGACGGTAGACGATGTGATGAAAACA CCACATGCGTTAACTACACGGATTTTCTCTCGCACGACGAGCGGGAGCGATCCTTTCACTGCTCCTGATCCCCCGTCAGATCCAGAACTCAACAGCTTACCTTTCAATAAATCTGAGGGGCTTCTCGTCAACCCAGCGCCAAGATCTTCATCTCTAAATATGGTACCGTCTTCAATTACCTCTTTCGACAGAGATAAAACTCAACCTCCTGTACCTGTCCTCGTGGACAGACCGCTACCACCATTACCGCCCCCAACACCTGATAACGAGGTTTTGAAAGCCCCTAAAGCACCTTCCGAAATTTTTATCACTCCCAGCAGTCCACAGAAACTCAAGACTACAAAAAGGGTACATGAAGAGCGGCGCAGCAAGTCCGCTTCGGGACGATCCAGAAGCCATTCGCGAGGCAGAGCCACAAGCACAGAACCCTCAAAAATCCTTGGTCTGGGGTTACCATCAGTCATCTCTGGAAGATCTCGTTCTTTATCGCGTTCACGGCCGTCTTCCAGATCACCTTCTGTATCTGTTCAAAGCCCATCTCCTCCGCCTGTTCCCATAAAGCCGCAATCAGTATCTTCACCATTTCCATCCCGTCCAGGGACTCCCAATCACAAAATTACCTTCGTAGAACCCGAAGTCATAAAATCACAAGCATTAcagaaggaggatgaacCTGATAAAAAGACAAGAATCAAAAGAGCGAGAAGTTTATCGGGATTGTTTGGCAAATCACCGCCAATGGTACCATCAGCCAAAATCGGAGATGCTGATGGCCAGaagaatggagaagaggagacGAATGGTGATCAAGGAGGCGGGGGAAAGCTTGGGGTGTTAGAGTGGTTTGGAATGAAAAAGACAGTGAGACGGAAAGCGTCAGAGACGAGACTTAGGGAATCCCGAAATGAGTTGGATGATGTCCAGAACGTCGCTGGTGATTCATCTAGATCCCCAGAGGGTCAGACTCCTCAGAAGGGCAGTACAGACCAAGTCAATGAGGGTGATCAGTATAGCGGACAACCCGGCCTTTCGCTCCCTCCCACCACTGACGCTCGGCATGGTACTCCCAAGAGACTGAATAGCTTATTTGCTCGCCGATCGTCGGCGAAAAacgaggaagaggcagaGCCTTTGTCAATTATGGTTGTTCCTAGGACTGCTCATAGTTGTGATAGTCAGTCCCACCCGTTAACAAACGTCTCCCAGTCTTCTCTACAACTTCCTGCCGTCGATCCATTCTCACCTGATGAAAGCAGTACATGGATGTCCAGTCCAGGCATTGAGAATGGGGAGATGCTTTTCAGCCCTGGTAGCAGTACTCATTGGGGACCTGGAGTACGCCCTTGGATGGAAGCAAGGGAACACCCCGTTTCCTCAAGATCGTCGGTATCTTCCGCACTGGATACATTACCCGAGCAAGGTCCACCAATGCGAAAGCGCGGACCTGCGAAAGCGTCTGCCAAGGTGCAGGAAGGGCGAGTCAGGTCATTTTCTGATGGGCCTTTACCACAACGAACATCCGATCACTCTCCAGCCTCCTCTCAACATGCCTCGAACAGTCCCAacttttcttcctctccctcaGTGGGCCCCAAAACCCCTGTACGGCCCAGAATGGATAGCAGGACGGGCTCTAGCAATTCCGCGATCATAGGGAGAATGAAAAGTGTGTTCTCCAAGTCCGCAAGCCGGAGCAGAAGTAACAGCCTTTTACGTCAGGATCCCAGCGATGTTGACGAGTTTGGGGGAGTGGCAAGCCAACGTATGCGACCCTCAGCGTCGGCCTCTTCTATGAGGCCGTCTGATACCGCGCGAGATGGCGCCATGATCGAAGATAACGTCCATTTGGAATCACAGCAGGAAGAAAATCAAGCGGTTGGAAGAGCGTCACGTTCGTCAATGACACCTTCTCTTTCATCCAATGCATCTTCTACGCGGCATTCAATCCTCGGAGATTCTCTTCATGCCCACGCAACAGCATCACGTCAAAGCAGAGTTCGAGCGTCAACTATATCTCTTGCGCCGGCCTCTTACCATTTTACGCCGCCTTCACCAAGCACTTTCCCTACCTCTGCAACGCCGCCTCGCCGCCAAAGCACAATACGCCGTCTTTCTAATGGACTATTTGGATCAGCATCCTCGTCACCCCACCATTCTGCTCTATTTCCTCTTCCGCCTAGATCTAGTGGATCTACTTCATCAATAGCTACAGGTACGCAAACATTTGGTCAAGGTTGGGAGGATGGATCCTCTGGAATGTTAAGTCCCGGTGTTAGCCCTAGGCCCAGTTTAGGTAGTCTAGCCGTCAAACCTAATGCTATGAAACAAGCTGCTGTAccagaaggaggagaatCGCCAAAGGAGTGGTTGGACAGGGCTCTCAGTACGGTTGGAAGGTGCGAAATAGCCAATGTACTGGCATCTAG TGGCGATGCTCTCCACGTGGAAGCATTACAAATGTTTATGGCAACATTTAACTTTACTCATAACGCTTTGGACATCGCTTTGAGGAAATTGCTTATGCAAATCTCTCTTCCGAAAGAGACGCAACAGATCGATCGCGTGATTGAAGCTTTCGCGAAACAGTATGAAAGGTGTGAGCCCGGTCTTTTCGGCGAAAAAG ACAACACTTATGTCCTTGCGTTCTCGATGATGATGCTTCACACCGACGCGTTCAACAAGCATAACAAAAACAAGATGTCCAAGTCAGACTATGTGCGTAATTCACGCATGGAAGGCGTGCCATCTTTCGTGTTAGAGGCTTTCTATGACAATATCACGTTTACTCCATTTGTCTTCATTGAGGATGACTCTGACCTGAAGGGCACATCCGGGTATACAACTCCTTTGAATTTTGGCCCGTCTACTCCGACATTCTCTAACTTCTTGAACGGGTCTAATCCTCCCAGCAAATCCTCCAACAAAATTGACGTGTACCACCTTATTGTACGAGATATGCTTAACCATTTGAGAGTTGATGTGGGGAAGGAAATACCGGCTGAGAATCCATTTTCCTGCCTTGGAACTAGACCAATCCTTGATTTCGAAGGTTTGAGCAAGACTTTTGCTTCTGCGCATAGCCTTTCGATACCTCTCCCTCAGCAGAAGACGGCGAGGAGAAACACACTCGTCACACCAGGAAAGAGGCAAGCAGCgaaaagagagaaggagCCGGACATGGCTCTGCGAGTAACAAAAGTCGGGCTAATATCTCGAAAAG ACGAGGCTTTTAGCGAAACGGGCAAGAAAAATCGCAAATGGAAATCTTGGAGTGTTATCCTCACTCAGTCGCAGCTGCTTTTTTTTAAAGATCCTATGTGGGCCTTGACATTGCTTGAGCAAGCTAGAGTGACATCGGAAAATGACAAGGATAGTCAACTGCTCCTTCCACGAATGACTCATTTCAAACCAGACGAAGTGTTCCCTGTCAAGGACTGCATTGCAGTCTTCGACACGAGTTTCACTACT TATCCAAACACCTTCCGTTTCGTTATCTCTCAGCACCAACAATATCTCATGCAAGCTTCGGACGAATTTGAGATGAATGAATGGATCTCACTTATCAATTATGCCTCAGCTTTCAAAAGTGCTGGTATCAAGATGCGACATGGAACAATGTGCAAGGACCAAGCGGTGTTGGCGGgtgctgctgctgctgcatCTCATAGAAGGGACATACGTGAGGAACGTCACGGCTCTTTGGACGGGGCATCGACTCCAGGGCGAATAGCTGTATTCGGGGATGTTGACCATACAGATCAAGGAAAAACATCGGCCCACCTACAAGGCGACGGTGTCAGAGGCGTAGATATTGACGGTGCCAACGACAGTTTGCAGGAAGGGGAGCAACTGGAAGAGGTATTCGGCGTTGTCAAAGCGGAATTGGCTGCTGGGAGAGGAGGTGCAAAGACTGTGGGCACGGGCAAGCAACCAGATAGGTCTTACAGCCATGCTTCCCGCTTAGCCATCATCCGA AATCATCTTCGGATTCTTCGTGAGAAGGTGTTACCGATTGAATCTTCCATTCGATCCTCCCTCTTGCTTGCTCGCAACATCAACATCCTAACTCCCTTCCAAAAGTCCACTCGTGACCGTCTTGCTTCCGTTATTCCTTCCTTGGCTCGCCGCACCAGGACTGAACgcatcttcctctccaaGATGCAATTTTGGATTGATGTCCTCGAGTATGAAGCGGATCGCGCTGAGCGAGAGTGGAAAGAAGTGCGACACCTGGCACTACAGGCAGCAGCGCGAAGTCTGCGTGAAGAAGGAGTCAGGGGCGTCGTTGAGGACGTCGCaagagatgaggagggCGAAGATCGCGGCGTACCAGTCCTGTTCCTCCCTGACGATCGAGATGAAGATGCGGAAAACGAGGTGACGCTTTTGAGCATGAGTCCAGGAGAACTGCCAATCATGTTTCGAAGACCGAGCAATGGACCTAATAATGTTAGGTCTCCTACTTCTCGTGACACAAGCTCTAGTCGCGCTGCCAGCCTGCTTGAGGAAAGCGGAGGAGATAGACGTCAAACTGTCTCATCTGACTATTTTCTCAGTCCCCATGAGACTGAACGGCGATCGAGTGATGTGGAGAGTGCCTATTCAAGAGCCGGTACTCCAGACATGAATCCCAACGGATATGACGGCTCAAGGAGGGAGCGGAAAGATAGCGAAGCAGGGCGATCAAGCGGTCGAAACACGCCATTAATGTTCGTCATGGAAAGCCCGATGGAAATTGGATACGAAGGGACTCAAGAAAGGTTTTTCAAACATACGCCTGTCAACCGCCAAAATGAAAAAGAGACTGGGAACAAGGATGAATCGAGAGAAGGTCGTGATGAAgtgaaggaagaagaggcggaGGATTGGAAAGACACGAAGGCTGCGACAAGAGTGTCGTTAGTTCGACCAGGCGAGACAAGAGATTGGGAGAGCATGCGCAAAATCAATGCCGAAAATAAAGGCTAG